A single genomic interval of Prunus dulcis chromosome 5, ALMONDv2, whole genome shotgun sequence harbors:
- the LOC117627045 gene encoding ATPase 11, plasma membrane-type, with product MAEKPEVLDAVLKETVDLENIPIEEVFENLRCSKEGLSSEAAEERLTIFGHNKLEEKQESKFLKFLGFMWNPLSWVMEAAAIMAIALANGGGKPPDWQDFVGIITLLVINSTISFIEENNAGNAAAALMARLAPKAKVLRDGRWNEQEAGVLVPGDIISIKLGDIVPADARLLEGDPLKIDQSALTGESLPVTKSPGDGVYSGSTCKQGEIEAVVIATGVHTFFGKAAHLVDSTNQVGHFQKVLTAIGNFCICSIAVGMVIEIIVMYPIQDRDYRPGIDNLLVLLIGGIPIAMPTVLSVTMAIGSHRLSQQGAITKRMTAIEEMAGMDVLCSDKTGTLTLNKLTVDKNLIEVFAKGVDPDTVVLMAARASRVENQDAIDTAIVGMLADPKEARAGVQELHFLPFNPTDKRTALTYLDRDGKMHRVSKGAPEQILNLAHNKSDIERRVHAVIDKFAERGLRSLAVAYQEVPEGRKESAGGPWQFVGLMPLFDPPRHDSAETIRRALDLGVNVKMITGDQLAIGKETGRRLGMGTNMYPSSALLGQDKDESIVALPIDELIEKADGFAGVFPEHKYEIVKRLQARKHICGMTGDGVNDAPALKKADIGIAVADATDAARSASDIVLTEPGLSVIISAVLTSRAIFQRMKNYTIYAVSITIRIVLGFMLLALIWKFDFPPFMVLIIAILNDGTIMTISKDRVKPSPLPDSWKLAEIFTTGVVLGSYLAIMTVIFFWAAYKTDFFPRVFGVSTLEKTANDDFRKLASAIYLQVSIISQALIFVTRSRSWSFVERPGLLLVVAFVIAQLIATLIAVYANWSFAAIEGIGWGWAGVIWLYNLVFYFPLDIIKFMIRYALSGKAWDLLIEQRIAFTRQKDFGKEQRELQWAHAQRTLHGLQPPDTKMFTERTHFTELNQMAEEAKRRAEIARLRELHTLKGHVESVVRLKGLDIDTIQQAYTV from the exons ATGGCGGAAAAGCCTGAAGTATTGGACGCTGTGTTGAAGGAAACTGTGGATTTG GAAAATATACCCATTGAAGAGGTCTTTGAGAATCTGAGATGTAGCAAAGAGGGCCTCAGCAGTGAGGCTGCTGAGGAAAGACTGACCATTTTTGGGCACAACAAGCTTGAAGAAAAGCAG GAGAGcaaatttttgaagtttttgggttttatgtGGAACCCTCTCTCGTGGGTTATGGAAGCTGCTGCTATAATGGCCATTGCTCTTGCAAATGGAGGA GGTAAGCCTCCCGACTGGCAAGATTTTGTGGGTATTATTACTCTCCTTGTCATCAATTCCACTATTAGTTTCATCGAGGAAAACAATGCCGGTAATGCAGCAGCAGCACTCATGGCTCGTCTTGCTCCAAAAGCCAAG GTCCTTCGAGATGGAAGGTGGAATGAGCAAGAGGCTGGGGTTCTAGTACCTGGTGACATAATCAGTATTAAGCTTGGTGATATTGTTCCAGCTGATGCTCGTCTACTTGAAGGGGATCCTCTGAAAATTGACCAG TCTGCACTTACAGGCGAGTCTCTTCCGGTGACAAAAAGCCCAGGGGATGGTGTGTACTCCGGTTCGACTTGCAAACAAGGAGAGATTGAAGCAGTGGTCATTGCCACCGGTGTTCATACCTTCTTCGGGAAAGCTGCTCACCTTGTTGATAGCACTAATCAAGTGGGCCACTTCCAAAAG GTCTTGACTGCAATTGGGAATTTCTGCATATGTTCCATTGCTGTGGGGATGGTAATAGAGATAATTGTCATGTACCCGATACAAGACCGAGACTATCGTCCTGGAATTGACAACTTGCTCGTGCTTCTCATTGGTGGAATTCCAATTGCAATGCCCACAGTTCTGTCAGTGACAATGGCTATTGGGTCTCATAGATTATCACAGCAG GGAGCtattacaaagagaatgacagCAATTGAAGAGATGGCAGGAATGGATGTCCTTTGCAGTGACAAGACTGGAACTCTAACATTAAATAAGCTTACTGTTGACAAAAATCTTATTGAG GTCTTTGCAAAAGGAGTGGATCCAGATACTGTTGTGCTGATGGCAGCTCGAGCCTCCAGAGTGGAGAATCAAGATGCAATAGATACTGCTATAGTTGGGATGCTCGCTGATCCTAAGGAG GCACGTGCTGGTGTTCAAGAATTACACTTCCTTCCTTTCAACCCTACTGATAAACGAACTGCATTAACGTATCTTGACCGTGATGGTAAAATGCATAGAGTAAGCAAAGGTGCACCAGAGCAG attcTAAATCTTGCCCACAATAAGTCAGACATTGAGCGTAGAGTTCATGCTGTTATTGATAAGTTTGCTGAGCGAGGTTTACGATCTCTTGCAGTAGCATACCAG GAAGTTCCAGAAGGAAGGAAAGAGAGTGCTGGAGGCCCATGGCAGTTTGTTGGCCTAATGCCACTCTTTGACCCACCTAGGCACGACAGTGCAGAGACAATAAGGAGGGCTTTAGATCTTGGTGTAAATGTGAAGATGATTACAG GGGATCAACTGGCCATAGGAAAGGAAACTGGACGTCGCTTGGGGATGGGAACCAACATGTATCCATCATCTGCTTTGCTAGGACAGGACAAGGATGAGTCGATTGTTGCTTTACCGATTGACGAGCTGATAGAAAAAGCTGACGGCTTTGCTGGTGTTTTCCCAG AGCACAAATACGAGATTGTGAAACGCTTGCAAGCTAGGAAACATATCTGCGGAATGACTGGTGATGGAGTTAATGATGCTCCTGCCCTCAAAAAAGCTGATATTGGTATAGCTGTTGCTGATGCAACAGATGCAGCTCGCAGTGCTTCTGATATTGTGCTAACTGAACCTGGCCTTAGTGTCATCATTAGTGCTGTTTTGACCAGTCGGGCAATCTTCCAGAGGATGAAAAATTACACA ATATATGCTGTTTCCATCACAATTCGTATTGTG CTTGGTTTCATGTTGCTCGCCCTCATATGGAAGTTTGATTTTCCACCTTTTATGGTGCTTATTATTGCCATCCTCAATGATG GCACTATCATGACGATATCAAAGGATAGGGTTAAACCATCTCCTCTGCCAGATAGCTGGAAGCTGGCCGAGATTTTTACAACTGGAGTTGTGCTTGGTAGTTACTTGGCAATAATGACTGTGATATTCTTTTGGGCAGCATACAAAACAGACTTCTTCCCA AGAGTATTTGGGGTGTCAACCCTTGAGAAAACAGCTAATGATGACTTCCGGAAGCTTGCCTCTGCTATATATCTACAAGTGAGCATTATCAGTCAGGCCCTCATATTTGTTACTCGGTCTCGAAGTTGGTCATTTGTTGAGCGTCCTGGATTGTTGCTTGTGGTGGCTTTTGTGATAGCTCAGCTG ATTGCCACCTTGATTGCAGTCTATGCAAATTGGAGTTTTGCTGCCATTGAAGGGATTGGATGGGGTTGGGCTGGGGTGATCTGGCTTTATAACCTCGTCTTCTATTTCCCTCTGGATATCATAAAATTCATGATACGCTATGCGCTGAGCGGGAAGGCTTGGGATCTTCTCATTGAGCAAAGG aTTGCTTTCACAAGGCAAAAGGATTTCGGAAAGGAACAGCGTGAGCTTCAATGGGCACATGCACAAAGAACATTGCATGGGCTGCAACCACCTGATACCAAGATGTTTACAGAACGCACACATTTCACAGAACTCAATCAGATGGCTGAAGAAGCCAAAAGAAGAGCTGAGATTGCAAG GTTGAGGGAGCTCCACACACTGAAAGGTCACGTAGAATCGGTGGTGAGATTGAAGGGACTTGACATCGACACAATTCAGCAAGCATACACAGtttaa
- the LOC117628364 gene encoding protein NRT1/ PTR FAMILY 2.11-like, whose amino-acid sequence MIVSAFVEERRRTLALTKPIPGPKGAISSMSGFWLIPQLSIAGLADAFTTVGQIEFYYKQFPENMRSIAGSLFFCGIAGSSYLSSLLIAVVHQTTEGAATGNWLPEDLNKGRLDYFYYLIAALGAINLGYFLVCANWYKYKGTENNNALGVEVELVRKKLLVDNEA is encoded by the coding sequence ATGATAGTATCTGCATTTGTTGAAGAACGCCGAAGGACTTTAGCTCTAACTAAACCGATTCCAGGACCAAAGGGTGCCATTTCTTCCATGTCAGGCTTTTGGTTGATCCCTCAGCTCTCAATTGCTGGACTTGCTGACGCATTCACCACCGTTGGTCAAATTGAGTTCTACTACAAGCAGTTCCCTGAAAACATGAGAAGCATTGCAGGGTCTCTCTTCTTTTGTGGAATAGCAGGTTCAAGTTACTTAAGCAGTTTGTTAATTGCGGTAGTTCACCAGACGACTGAGGGGGCTGCAACTGGAAATTGGCTGCCAGAAGATCTAAACAAGGGGAGATTGGACTACTTCTACTACTTGATTGCTGCTCTAGGAGCCATTAATTTGGGCTACTTTTTAGTTTGTGCAAATTGGTACAAGTACAAAGGTACTGAGAACAACAATGCCCTTGGAGTTGAAGTTGAACTGGTGAGGAAAAAACTGCTGGTTGATAATGAAGCTTAG